One Gemmatimonadota bacterium DNA window includes the following coding sequences:
- a CDS encoding molybdopterin-dependent oxidoreductase — MTISRRHAIAVSGSALAGLSIGGFHPRELAAQVARQEQEFPDRLIDVEPRATFPVDLPLNPDGSAPEHPESAAGPIRGRLMWRTSDRRAPEIEYDYTKMAIRVDTRGLGTKRGTMRFSDIEPLSRVSHTFLMQCGAPEPTGIVKWTGVRFTDFADMLGLVPGAHYCRFTASDGHYVDESVVELRHPQVMLVWMMNDEPLDPQHGAPLRLVMPFRYGNRSIKAITEIIFGTPGLPRPRTG, encoded by the coding sequence ATGACCATCTCACGACGCCACGCCATAGCTGTATCCGGGTCCGCACTGGCGGGCCTGTCGATCGGCGGCTTTCATCCAAGGGAGTTGGCGGCTCAGGTCGCCCGACAGGAGCAGGAGTTCCCGGACCGACTCATCGACGTCGAGCCGCGCGCCACCTTCCCGGTGGACCTACCCCTGAACCCCGACGGCTCGGCCCCCGAGCACCCCGAGTCGGCCGCCGGCCCGATCCGGGGCCGCCTCATGTGGAGGACGTCGGACCGCAGGGCCCCGGAGATCGAGTACGACTACACGAAGATGGCGATCCGGGTCGACACGCGCGGGCTTGGCACCAAGCGCGGGACGATGCGGTTCAGCGACATCGAACCCCTGTCGAGGGTTTCGCACACCTTCCTCATGCAGTGCGGCGCACCGGAGCCCACCGGCATCGTAAAGTGGACCGGGGTTCGGTTCACCGACTTCGCGGACATGCTCGGCCTCGTTCCGGGCGCCCACTACTGCCGCTTCACCGCGTCGGACGGCCACTACGTGGACGAGTCCGTGGTGGAGCTGCGGCATCCGCAGGTCATGCTCGTCTGGATGATGAACGACGAGCCGCTCGATCCCCAACATGGAGCGCCCCTGCGTCTTGTCATGCCGTTCCGGTATGGGAATCGGAGCATCAAGGCGATCACCGAGATCATCTTCGGGACGCCGGGGCTGCCGCGGCCGAGGACGGGGTAG
- a CDS encoding transposase, with protein sequence MWDWVRIAAWSTISALKSQRDLALENVALRHQLMVLQRRPARLRLKDRDRRFWIRLRRLWPGWHRALVLVQPATVVKWHRKGFRAYWRWKSQPTGGRPRIDGEVRELIRDMWRSNPTWGKPRIQAELRKIGIEVSDSTVLRYRPARGSPPSQSWRAFLDNHVRDIVAIDFFVVPTATFRVLYVFLVMSHDRRRILHFNVTTSPSARWTAQQVREAFPYDTAPRYLLRDRDGIFGADFVRCVKSMGIEEVVTAPASPWQNPYCERLIGSIRRECLDHVIILNERHLLRVLRSYASYYHSSRTHRSLDNDCPDPRPVEPPEMGDVVAIAQVGGLHHRYTRRLAA encoded by the coding sequence ATGTGGGATTGGGTACGTATCGCGGCGTGGAGCACGATTTCCGCGCTGAAGAGTCAACGCGATCTCGCGCTTGAGAACGTCGCGTTGCGCCACCAGCTGATGGTGCTGCAGCGGCGGCCCGCGAGGTTACGGCTCAAGGACCGAGACCGGCGCTTCTGGATCCGCCTGCGCCGCCTCTGGCCTGGTTGGCACCGAGCCCTCGTCCTGGTTCAGCCGGCCACCGTCGTGAAGTGGCACCGCAAGGGGTTCAGAGCCTATTGGCGCTGGAAGAGTCAGCCCACAGGTGGCCGGCCGAGGATCGATGGCGAAGTGCGAGAGTTGATCCGCGACATGTGGCGCTCGAATCCTACCTGGGGCAAGCCGCGCATCCAGGCCGAGCTGCGCAAGATCGGTATCGAAGTCAGCGACTCCACGGTCTTGCGGTACCGGCCAGCTCGTGGCAGTCCGCCCTCTCAGAGCTGGCGTGCGTTCTTGGATAACCACGTCAGGGACATCGTTGCGATCGACTTCTTCGTGGTTCCGACGGCGACGTTTCGCGTCCTCTACGTGTTCCTCGTCATGTCCCACGACCGGCGTCGCATCCTGCACTTCAACGTTACGACCTCGCCTTCGGCCCGGTGGACCGCCCAGCAGGTGCGTGAAGCCTTTCCTTACGATACCGCGCCTCGTTATTTGCTTCGTGACCGTGACGGCATCTTCGGAGCCGATTTCGTCCGGTGCGTCAAGTCGATGGGCATCGAGGAAGTCGTCACAGCCCCCGCCTCGCCGTGGCAGAATCCTTATTGTGAGCGCCTGATCGGATCGATCCGGCGAGAGTGCCTCGACCACGTCATCATTCTCAACGAACGGCACCTCCTACGGGTTCTTCGCAGCTACGCGTCCTACTACCATTCGTCGCGAACGCACCGGTCATTGGACAACGACTGCCCTGATCCGCGCCCTGTGGAGCCGCCCGAGATGGGCGATGTGGTAGCCATCGCCCAGGTTGGCGGGCTTCATCACCGCTACACCCGCAGGCTCGCTGCCTGA
- a CDS encoding helix-turn-helix transcriptional regulator, protein MNRSEDQSARPLTPVTFHILLSVAQGPAHGYRIKRVVEERTDGAVQLGAGTLYTGIRRMVRDGLIEETEAPEDAGTVEPSSRWRFYEITEVGSDVLKREIARLEADLQAAHAVVSRPG, encoded by the coding sequence ATGAACCGATCCGAAGACCAGAGTGCCCGCCCCCTGACGCCGGTGACGTTTCACATTTTGTTGAGCGTCGCTCAGGGCCCCGCCCACGGATACCGGATCAAGCGCGTTGTGGAGGAACGGACCGATGGCGCAGTGCAGCTCGGTGCCGGGACTCTGTATACCGGCATCCGCCGGATGGTTCGGGACGGGCTCATCGAGGAAACCGAGGCCCCCGAGGATGCCGGAACCGTTGAACCGAGCTCGCGCTGGCGCTTCTACGAGATCACGGAAGTCGGCTCCGACGTGCTCAAGCGAGAGATCGCTCGCCTCGAGGCGGACCTCCAGGCGGCGCACGCGGTCGTCTCACGGCCCGGATGA